The following are encoded together in the Synchiropus splendidus isolate RoL2022-P1 chromosome 7, RoL_Sspl_1.0, whole genome shotgun sequence genome:
- the LOC128762483 gene encoding protein FAM102A-like isoform X2: MSANPHTGVLDPSVCRVSVRKELKGGKAYTKLGFTDLNMAEFAGSGSTVRCCLLEGYDTKNTRQDNSILKVIIGMTLLSGDPCFKTPPSTAKSISIPGREHALQLDCKGEGTAEPGPAGGVSVGRSAKPRPSIISSGLLEEPDQNQPTGEIFQSGHSRNSSYASQHSKISGYSTEHSCSSSLSDLTHRRNTSTSSSASGGLGFTVDSPHEGDRDAGRPERPPRPPRPVLPANRPTRRKQDSVESQPSWVDDTRMDADDIVEKIVQSQNFADVNNTEDSNLRLFVNKDGTTALSSIGLSNRVSAGGYEPVVIESH, translated from the exons ATGAGTGCGAACCCTCACACTGGTGTGCTGGACCCTTCcgtctgcagggtgtctgtCAGGAAG gaacTCAAAGGAGGAAAAGCCTATACCAAG ctgggCTTCACAGACTTGAACATGGCAGAGTTCGCTGGCTCCGGGTCCACGGTTCGCTGCTGCCTGCTGGAGGGCTACGACACCAAGAACACGCGGCAGGACAACTCCATCCTCAAG GTGATCATCGGGATGACCCTCCTGTCGGGAGACCCCTGCTTCAAGAC GCCTCCCAGCACCGCCAAGTCCATCTCCATTCCGGGCCGAGAGCACGCCCTGCAGCTGGACTGCAAAGGGGAGGGGACAGCTGAGCCCGGTCCGGCCGGAGGGGTCTCTGTGGGCCGCAGTGCCAAACCTCGGCCCTCTATCATCAGCTCAG GACTCCTGGAGGAACCAGATCAGAACCAGCCCACTGGAGAAATCTTCCAGTCTGGTCACTCGAGGAACTCCAGCTACGCCAGCCAGCACAGCAAGATCTCAG GTTACAGCACCGAGCACTCCTGCTCCTCTAGTCTGTCGGACCTCACTCACCGCAGGAACACTTCCACGAGCAGCAGCGCCTCTGGAGGCCTGGGCTTCACCGTGGACTCTCCTCATGAAGGGGACAGGGACGCTGGACGTCCCGAGAGACCACCACGACCCCCCCGACCCGTGCTCCCTGCCAACAGGCCCACCAG GAGGAAGCAGGACTCTGTGGAGAGCCAGCCATCGTGGGTGGACGACACTCGCATGGACGCCGACGACATCGTAGAGAAGATCGTCCAGAGTCAGAACTTCGCTGACGTCAACAACACTGAAG acagcAACCTGAGACTCTTTGTCAACAAGGACGGAACCACGGCGCTCAGCAGTATCGGGCTCAGCAACCG AGTGTCGGCCGGCGGCTACGAGCCCGTGGTGATCGAGAGTCACTGA